Sequence from the Symbiopectobacterium purcellii genome:
CCCACTGGATCCCCTATTCTGGTTGGCATACATCGCCGTCACCGCATAGCTCAGCGGATTATCGGCTCCCACAGCGCCCGACACGCTTGCTTGCTGACCATAACGGCCGCTGCTGTCGTGAGACAGATCCATACGCAAATAGGGCGTATGAGAAGCATCATTTCGGCCCAAGGGCATGCTGAAACTCAACAGGTAGTTCGTCTGCGCGGCCCCCAGACTGGAGAAGCTACGATTAACGCTCACGCCGTAAGAAAGATTTTTATAACGATTGTTATAGCCCATCTGATACTGCTTTTCGCTGCCCGCGTCATTCCAGTAGTTCTGCAACGAACCGCTGAAATATATCTGTCCCCAATTCACAGGCAGCCCTTGCCCGGCAGTGACCGTAACACGATGCTTCGCTCTTGAGATCGCTTCTGGTGAATATCCCTCAGCCGCCGCATTGCGTGTACGCATCGCCATCATAAAATCCATGTAACCATCCGTCGAAAAACGGTATGCCGCCAGCGACAGGTTGCTGTTGGTTTCACTGATAAGTTTACTGTAGCTCACGCGATAGTTTTGCCCATTAAAAGCGCCTCCCGCCCGGTATTGACTCTCCGCACTGGCTGGATTATCCAACCGTGTACGCGCCTGAGTAGCATCAAACGCAAGCGCACCTATCGGCGTACCTACCGCAGCCCCTAACTGCACTGCGGAATAATTTTCACTGGCTTGCACGCCGCCATACCCCGTAATCGCGTTAGTCAAACCGCGTTGATACGTCGCCTGATAGAGCGATGGCTTATCGCGCAAATTATCGCTGCGCACTTCTCCCCCAGTGATCGCATAGCGTGATGAGCCAGGGCGTAGCAACTGAGCCACCGACGCATAAGGCACACTGAAATGTTGCTCAGTGCCATCAGACTCCCGCACCGTGACATTCAGATCGCCACCATAACCAGTGGGATAGAGGTCATTGATCAGAAACTCGCCGGGACTGACGGTGGTTTCATACAAAACCTGCCCACCTTGTCGCACGGTGACCCGCGCATTGGTGCGAGCGATACCACGAATCTCAGGGGCATAACCGCGCTGGGACTCCGGTAACATCCGCTCATCGGTCATCAACTGCGCACCGGTAAAGGGCAGCGTATCGAACAGTTGCCCAACCGTATTTGATTGCCCCATCAGCATCTGTGCTTTCAGCGTTGGGATGTCGCGCTGGAGGTAAGTATTGATGCTGTTGTATGTACTGGGCGCGTTATCCATATGGGTATAAGCGCCGTTGTGCCGTAAATACCAGGGGCCAACGTTGAGCCCGGCATTCAACCCAGCAAATAACGAATTAAAGGTCTTACCCTGCGATTCACTGGTGTAGCCATTGACGTTATAACCCATGAGTAACGCAGAGATACCGTCATCCCATAATTCCGGACTCACCGTGCCGCGTGCCGTGTTCTGCATGTATATCTGCGGAATAACGATATCTAGCCGTTGCTCGTTACTGTCATAATTAATCTGTGCCTCAGGAAGTTTTTGCTGCAAATCGACACACTGTTCGCCCAGATTCTGTGAGCCGAAAAAATCCGACGGCAATTTCTCATAATTAAACGCAATGCTTTTCATCAAATCGATCGAAAGACACGGATATACCGTTTTATCTGTATGTGCTTTAAACTCGACATCTACATTGCTGATCCACTGTTCATTAATATAGACTGCCGTTTTATAAACCCCCGGCAACACTGAAGCACCCGTCGCGAAGCGGCTAAGATCGATCAAAGCAGCATTATCAACATTCAGGAAAGAAGCATCAAACTCCAAATCATTAGCGTTCCCCACAGGCATGCCAGGTTTCATTTCAGCACTAACATTACCCATAAATAGTGCAGATATAATAGCCGCACTCAATTGCAGCAACTTATTGTTGGGTTCGGCTTGAAAATATTTTGACATAATGATTCCTGTCAACACCCTTTTCCTGAATGATGATGGCTATAAATTAAAATTTATTACGCGGAGAATATTATTTCACTACAGACTCAAAGCCATGCACCGCCCCATAATCATTAACAAAACTACCGCTAATCTTATTTCCGGCACTGGCAGATAATTCCAACATCATGGTACTGCGCGGTGCAACCATCGCATAATCCTGTTTCTTGCCATTTACAGTAATATTGACCAAAGAAACATAATATGGCGTTGGGTTGGTCGCTTGAATGCGATTCCCCTGAGCATTCCAGGTAATGGCTTTTGCAGCCTCATTCGCATTACCTTCCAGCCCCACCGGGCGATAAAACAGTTTGATTCGTGAACGAAAAGCCATCTGCAAACGGTTCTCTTCGCTTTTTGCCTGAGATTTAGCTGGCACTTCTAATACGTTCAGCCAAAAAACCGATTCTCTGTCAGATGGCAATGTATCACCGGTATAGCTGATACGCAGCGTTTGCCCTTTACCCGACTCCACGCGGTTCATCGGCGGGGTCAATACAAACGGCACTCTAATGGCAGAAGGTTTGGCATCGACATCACCGTTATCGATCCAACTTTGCAACAATACGGGCGACGGGCCACCATTATTGATTTTAACACTCACTTCATTGGCATCAGCGGGATATATTACCCGGGTACCGCTAATAACGACGCTGGCCTGCCCTGTCATGCTAAACAACGCCGTTGCAAGTAAGCACATCCGCTGAAGATTGAAAGAAGGATATTTCATACGATACTCCTGACGGAAAACTGGGAGGGCATTCCCCCTCCCGTGAACAATTACTGATACTGAATAGAGTAGACAACGTTGCTAACAACCGTACCCGCCGTGGTTGCACCTTCTGCAAAGTAGCGCACGATATATGGCAGGTTGGCGCTGCCCGAGGAGATATTGACATAGGTATTGCCGTTAACCTGACTTTGGTTACCCGCTTCAATGACCGCACGAGACGGGCTGGAACCATCAAGCAATTGCAGGCTGACGTTGGATGCTGTCCCGGTGTTATTCAAACGCCCGGTCACAGAATCTACCGTAGTCCCTGCTTCAAAGAATGCAGATGCGGTTTCCAATGTGCCCGCACAGTTATTCAGCGCCATGGTAAAGCCCATATCCCCCGCCGTTTGGCCGGTGGTAGACAGCTGTTTCGTTCCAATAGTCGGCAGCACCACGGTAGCATCCGCAGACTGGCCATCAACCACTACATCACAGGTATTTGAATTCAGTTGTCCATTAAAAGTGATGGTGCCGGTTGAC
This genomic interval carries:
- a CDS encoding fimbria/pilus outer membrane usher protein, which codes for MSKYFQAEPNNKLLQLSAAIISALFMGNVSAEMKPGMPVGNANDLEFDASFLNVDNAALIDLSRFATGASVLPGVYKTAVYINEQWISNVDVEFKAHTDKTVYPCLSIDLMKSIAFNYEKLPSDFFGSQNLGEQCVDLQQKLPEAQINYDSNEQRLDIVIPQIYMQNTARGTVSPELWDDGISALLMGYNVNGYTSESQGKTFNSLFAGLNAGLNVGPWYLRHNGAYTHMDNAPSTYNSINTYLQRDIPTLKAQMLMGQSNTVGQLFDTLPFTGAQLMTDERMLPESQRGYAPEIRGIARTNARVTVRQGGQVLYETTVSPGEFLINDLYPTGYGGDLNVTVRESDGTEQHFSVPYASVAQLLRPGSSRYAITGGEVRSDNLRDKPSLYQATYQRGLTNAITGYGGVQASENYSAVQLGAAVGTPIGALAFDATQARTRLDNPASAESQYRAGGAFNGQNYRVSYSKLISETNSNLSLAAYRFSTDGYMDFMMAMRTRNAAAEGYSPEAISRAKHRVTVTAGQGLPVNWGQIYFSGSLQNYWNDAGSEKQYQMGYNNRYKNLSYGVSVNRSFSSLGAAQTNYLLSFSMPLGRNDASHTPYLRMDLSHDSSGRYGQQASVSGAVGADNPLSYAVTAMYANQNRGSSGAVSGNYRNAATAVSGAYSTGKGYHSASAGMNGTVIGHAGGLTFTPYTSDTFALVEAKGAEGASVSSYPGVSIDSRGYAVVPYLSPYQMNEINIDPKGASANLELDSTSMKVAPHSGAVVKVKYNAKSGTPILVNATYQGEPVPFGADIFDSQGNSVGAVGQGGQLYARVSQDKGQLRVKWGDDPDMSCTVGYLLMPMAKGKEQRQIQQFNSVCKSAVASA
- a CDS encoding fimbrial biogenesis chaperone, translating into MCLLATALFSMTGQASVVISGTRVIYPADANEVSVKINNGGPSPVLLQSWIDNGDVDAKPSAIRVPFVLTPPMNRVESGKGQTLRISYTGDTLPSDRESVFWLNVLEVPAKSQAKSEENRLQMAFRSRIKLFYRPVGLEGNANEAAKAITWNAQGNRIQATNPTPYYVSLVNITVNGKKQDYAMVAPRSTMMLELSASAGNKISGSFVNDYGAVHGFESVVK
- a CDS encoding fimbrial protein, translating into MKKIVFSSIAISMMSAGPVQAASTGTITFNGQLNSNTCDVVVDGQSADATVVLPTIGTKQLSTTGQTAGDMGFTMALNNCAGTLETASAFFEAGTTVDSVTGRLNNTGTASNVSLQLLDGSSPSRAVIEAGNQSQVNGNTYVNISSGSANLPYIVRYFAEGATTAGTVVSNVVYSIQYQ